In Lates calcarifer isolate ASB-BC8 unplaced genomic scaffold, TLL_Latcal_v3 _unitig_423_quiver_1806, whole genome shotgun sequence, a genomic segment contains:
- the LOC108897597 gene encoding LOW QUALITY PROTEIN: trace amine-associated receptor 1-like (The sequence of the model RefSeq protein was modified relative to this genomic sequence to represent the inferred CDS: deleted 1 base in 1 codon) — translation VCGNLLVIISIIYFKQLHTPTNYLILSLAVADLLMGVVVFPLTIEFGVSSCLYYKTLFCNVRDFFDVTLSTASILNLCCISIDRYYAVCQPLTYRTEINVTSAAVMILVTWSVSILIGITLCIAELKLEICQEMCLLEIFLLNMLAPFFAFYLPVIIMLCIYLKIFLVAQRQARSIHNTNCQSTKSGATVSKMERKATKTLAIVMGIFLMCWFPYFLCYTIQLFTFMYLPVQLLEALICFALSNSMFNPFIYALFYSWFRSAFRMIISGKIFQGDFSNTKLS, via the exons GTTTGTGGAAACCTTCTTGTTATAATCTCCatcatttacttcaaacagcttcacactcctacaaactatcttattctctctctggctgtggctgacctgctCATGGGTGTTGTAGTCTTTCCTCTCACCATAGAATTCGGTGTAAGCTCTTGTCTGTattataaaactttattttgcaATGTACGAGACTTCTTTGATGTAACACTGAGCACAGCttccattttgaatttatgttgtatttctattgatagatattatgcagtgtgtcagcctctgaCATATAGAACTGAGATAAATGTT ACCAGTGCTGCAGTCATGATCCTGGTAACATGGAGTGTTTCCATTCTAATTGGCATTACACTTTGCATTGCAGAATTAAAACTTGAAATATgtcaagaaatgtgtttgttggaGATTTTCCTTCTAAACATGTTGGCacctttttttgcattttacctTCCAGTGATCATAATGCTCTGTATCTACCTAAAGATTTTCCTTGTGGCACAGAGACAGGCTCGcagcatccacaacacaaactgtcagagcacaAAGTCTGGAGCAACTGTGagtaagatggagagaaaggccaCCAAAACTCTGGCTATAGTTATGGGAATTTTTCTAATGTGTTGGTTTCCTTACTTCCTCTGTTATACCATTCAGCTTTTCACTTTTATGTATCTGCCAGTGCAACTGTTGGAAGCTCTTATCTGCTTTGCACTGTCCAATTCAATGTTCAATCCATTCATTTATGCcttattttacagctggttcagatcagctttcagaatgatcatatcaggaaaaatatttcagggTGATTTTTCTAACACAAAACTGTCTTGA